A window of Fusarium musae strain F31 chromosome 1, whole genome shotgun sequence genomic DNA:
AAGAAGTTGGTCTCTAGACTGCTAGCAACTGCTCGTGCCAGTAGAGTTTTTCCAGTTCCGGGAGGGCCATATAGCAGGACACCCTTGGGAGGTTTGATGCCTACTCGGAGGAACAGTTCAGGATTCTTGAGGGGGAGCTCAATGACTTCTCTGAGCTCTCGAATCTGATCGTTCAATCCACCGATACCAGCAAAGCTGACTTGCCCTGGGTCCTCCAGAGACATGTTGTACACCAAGGGATCGACTTCGCGGGGTAGCATTCGCATGATGGTGAGTGTCGTCATGTCGAGGGCAACACGGGTAccttgcttgagcttgaccttgtcgacCTTTGATCTGCATCCGACAACATATCGTGGCCCCGATGAAGCCTTGACGATAACTGCGAGTATAACCGTCAGTATCCGTCCATCTTGTACGAGTCCACATGTTGTTCGCCCTCACATCGTTCGTCATCAAGCTGTTTCAGTACCTCGCCGATGATCTGTCCCACACTCTGTAGCGCCTTGATGTTGTCCTCGGTCTTGTCAAACTCTCGCTGCATGTCCTTGATCTCTAAGCGCAGATTCTTGAGCTTTGCCTCCCATTCTCGCGACTCCATGAGTTTCGTGCGATAGGAGTTAAGGGCAGCCTGACGCTCGTCTTCGGCAGACATTGTGAATAACTTTATTCCGATCCTAGTTTCGTGAGTTGTATACTGTTAAtattccttcttttcttgacAATTCGTCGGTCCTGGGCGTTGTCTGTCGGGTGTCGAAAGCTCGTTTATGTTGACGGAAAGGTGTTTGTattggatggtgatggtggttgCTCATGGGAGATAGAGAGCTTACCTCACCAGCTGGAGCCTTCCACTAGCGGGCTCGAGCTGCACCGGCAGAATCTCGGCATATGCTACGCGCAAAGCTCCCATCCAGGTATCTCATTATGGAAGGGACCTGAGGCAGTTGAAGAAAAACGAGGCAATGCGTGGCTCTATCTCTGGATATTTATGGTGTGAGAATGAACAGAATGTGATGGATCTTGATTTGTTTGCTATTTGATGCATCCAggtgttttttttttgttttcgaTTATAATGTATATCCATCAAAATACCATTCAGTCAGACCACTGGTAAGCCTAAACTGTCACTACGTGTGGCTACCCCTACAAGTGCTTTGATTATTTTGTCGGGGCTCTATTGCCTACCCTGCATCACTCAGTCCGTTCTCGAAACAGTGAAACCTGATTAGAGACCACGATGCTGTATTTggaattttttatattacaaTTGATTATCAAAGTGAATGCAATTCTGATTTGATTCGTTGCTATGTGACGTGGTTAGGTTTCTGTATATCATCCAATAGTACTTTCTCAAAGTTCGATGCGACAAACCATCATGTGGTTATCATCACTACTTTTTGAATGAGCAGCAACATACAAGGTAAACACGAAAGGAGATGTGTTACCGAAATATAGAAAGACACGGTACAAATTGGTGCGTATACAGGTAGACGTTCTTATACATCAGATTACTTACCACCAGCACGGCATTTGTGAGTGCAAAGACCTTCAGCATTTCCTATAGAGGCCGATGTTCCAGGCTCAAAGATGATTGGATATCGAGGAACTTCGTAGCTCTCATTAGATGTCTAATTTACTCAGAAAAACAATTTTTGGTACGTCCTGACCCAGCCTGAAGCTTCTATTGCGCGCATAGCGCATCGTGCCTATTACTCGTCTGTCCTGAAGACGGACAAGGGTGTCGGGAAGAGCAGAAGGTGAGCCGATTTTATAATGAAGGGCCGGGTACATCCAAGTGATGGCAAGGACCAGGAACCTGGCTAAACGATCTCTCAAATAGCTGGAGACGGCCTTCTGGTGATATTGAGTTGGGGATAGGTCGCAAAAATATGGATCTTCGCCATCCGACTTGGCATCAGAGGTTATAATGTCTTGGTGAGAAGTAGAGTGTTTACCCGGAAACGTAGCCCTGAATATACCAGCGACTGCTCAAAGCACTTTGGATTGCAGTGATATTTTTGAGTCCAAGTCGCATAAACTGTCtcagtccttcttctcgccctCGTCGTCAGTGGCCGCCTTCTTAGGCTCACCCTCAGCGTCGAAACCGAGCGCATCCAACTCTCTAATGAGTTCGTTGATTTTGATCACTTTTGCGATTTGCTCGGGGAGCAGAGCCTCACCGCcttccttcttgttcttgaggtccttggcctgtttcaacttcttcttaaGATTTCGGGCCTTTTTCTCGCGCTCAACTTCGGGATCGACTTGCTCAGGCTTTGTCTCTTCCGCAGTGGCTGGAGCATCACCCTCTGCAGCCTTTGCCTTTTTCCGAGCCTCACGACGCTTGGCGTTCTTGTTGCTTGCAGCCGAGTTCTGTTCGGAGCTCTCTTCCTTCAAGCCCGTGGCACCTGGAATGCCAATCTTCTTACCGCGCTCGCGAAAGGCCTCGGCAGTGCGGTTCTTGTAGACTTCGACATCCTCGGGAGGGCGGTATCCCGGACGAATTTTGATAGCTTTGCGGGTACTGCCATCTGCGCGGACAGACTGCGGGATCTCTCGGTCACCACTGCTCTCATCGGTGACAATACCCGCGTTCGAAGGCTGCGAAGGCATCatgaaaaaagaaaagaaaaaaagagatggaACAAAAGGAGAGTTAATTCGATTCGAGAAAGCGTCTGAGTCCGACGCTGGACGTTGTCGCAGACGAGCAGGGTTTGGAATCTGCTCGGCAGGTACCGAAGCAGGTTGAAAGCTGGAAATTGGCTTGGAGGGGTCAATTTGGGGGAGGGGCTGCGAGTGGCTGAAAGCAAACAGCGCCACATGCATGTGGCTACATCAGGGTATAACATGGATAACAGGATTATACACAGATGCAGCGTTGATTGAGTACAAATGCATGGTTAATGCATTGTAATTGTGTTTCATCACGCTCCCTCGATTGTGTATCAACACATGATCACATTTGCCCAAGCACGCCTGTGTCCTCTTGGGGATATTTCCGTGGGAGCCAAGCTGTTACtattagtacctaggtactccgtagttaCCTAGCGCATACTGAACACAAACAACAAGGGTGTACCCCTGCTGATCGAGCTTATTTGAGCCGGAGCCCTCTCATTGGTAGATGTTTCGAGCTTGATGCCCTGCAGGGTGCCTTGTTTCAACCTTTCCTCACGTAAAACGGTAATGGACATATGCCCAacctcagggggcaagaaaacagcaaaCCTTAATATGGGGTGTcaaaaataaactcagcaaaagttATCCTAATCTCaggctatattacctaagtctttttgttaTTTAGAATCAAGGTCCTGTgctttctttccttcccTAGCCCACGTTGCAAATATGCCCAGGTGTAAAAGCGACATAAATCCTCTGACCCATCATATCTGAAGGGTGCCTAAGTTACGCAGCCTCACTTCCTAATTTCCTTATTCCTCAGCTCCCATCTTGAATGTGTTTCGCTATATCATGAAGGCCTTGCTGGACTACGAGGGTCTGGTGATGGTTTTGTATGATCTGGTTGATTATCGTGCAAGACCACAAGAAGAATGGAAGGATTTACACGTCTTACATAGCCCATACGGAGTGGAAAAAGCCACATGCAGTACATAGCTGGCCCCCTGGCGAATGACACAGCTCAAGCTTAACATTACAGATAATTCGGTTCAACAGAAACACCCCTACTCTTAGGCCAGCGCGCTAAAAAcaggcaaggtaaggtaaggctAGGTACCTAATAACCAGCATCTAGTAGATAGATACCTTGCTATAGGAAGGATGAATCGGATGCCATTTTGCTTCAGCAAGTACTAATCATGTATCTTACCGCTCTtgcataggtacctacctccTCACCttaagtaaggtaggtatatgAGCTCAGCAATGTCCCATCCGTCTCATTACAATCTGCCTTATACAAAAAGTGCTAATCATTGGCAAGTGCTACTGTCTGTGTCATTGTCTAAGTCGGTCACTTGCTTTTCCTGCATGCCCTTCCCCTCTCCAGAGATTTTGGAGCCAAACTTCACTCACAACATAAAGGGATGCCTCTTGATCGTGGCATTCTTGTTCTGCTTTTATACTATCCTATTTAAAAGCTGTCAAGGCTTTCTCAGGAGTCAGTCGATTATCTATCTAGGCCCTGAAGCTCCGACACTCACCACCATCGTCAAGATGGCAGCTCCTCATATATCGCAGGAAGCCAATGTAAAGAGGTTAAACCTGAGATACCTGCCTTCCAAGATGTGGAGGTACCTTCCGTTTTGGCCTAACGGTATCTTCTAGAGCCAAATACCCCGAAAACGACCATGTCGCCACCGAAACCAGTCTACTAGACACTTCAGATGCATTGACTCCGGACCCAGGCACCGAAGACATGTTCAGAACTGAGAAAAGCAAATTTACCTTCAGCCCAGGCCAGCTTTCTAAGTTGCTCAATCCCAAGAGCCTCAACGCCTTTTATGCCCTTGGGAGAATTGATGGTATAGAGAAGGGACTGCATACAGATCGCAATACTGGCCTCAGCGCCGATGAGTCCACAGTGGCTGGAGAGGTCGCATTCCACGAAGTTGCGCCAAAAAGAACACCAAAACACGGGATGGCTGGTGATGTAATACCAGAGAGTAATGCTGAAGCAGCAGTTCATATTCCTCCCCCTGAGAATCCCAACTCTACTAGGATTTTTTGCGACCGAAAAAAGATCTTCAGAGACAATCGCCTTCCTGATAAGAAGACAAAATCCCTCTTGGAGATTGCCTGGACTACCTATAACGACAAAGTTCTCATTCTCTTGACCATTGCGGCGATTATATCACTAGGTCTAGGCCTTTGCCAAACCTTTGGAGGCGAGCATAAAAAAGGGGAGCCCAGAGTCGAGTGGGTTGAAGGTGTCGCAATTATTGTTGCTATCGTGTAAGTAAATGCTCCAGTCACGCCAAGACTTACAACACTAACAGGAGCGGGCAGTATTGTTGTGCTGGTCGGTATGATCAACGATTGGCATATGCAGCGACAGTTCACCCGGCTCACTAAGAGAGCCAATGATCGTATGGTCAAGGTTATTCGTTCAGGGAAGTCCCAAGAGATATCCATCAACGACGTCATGGTCGGGGATGTCATGCATCTTGCCACGGGGGATATCGTACCAGTAGATGGCATCTTTATTCAAGGCAGCGCCGTCAAGTGTGACGAATCTTCAGCTACTGGAGAGTCGGATCTGCTCCGAAAGACACCGGCAGCAGATGTGTTCGATGTCATCCAGAAACTCGGCACCAAGGAGGCAGAGAAGCTCGATCCTTTCATCATCTCGGGAAGCAAGGTCAATGAGGGCAATGGGACATTTCTTGTGACTGCTGTGGGTGTGAATTCCAGCTATGGCCGAATATCAATGGCCCTCCGCACCGAACAGGAAGACACACCTctacagaagaagctcaacatcTTGGCCGATTGGATCGCCAAAGTAGGTACGGGCGCCGCGCTGTTGTTATTCGTCGTGCTCTTCATCAAGTTCTGTGCTCAGCTTCCCAACAACCACGGATCTCCCTCTGAGAAGGGTCAAGAATTCATGAAGATTTTTATCGTCTCAGTCACTGTTGTTGTAGTGGCTGTCCCCGAAGGATTGCCTTTGGCAGTCACACTAACACTGAGCTTTGCGACTGTCAAGATGCTCCGCGACAACAATCTCGTTCAAATCCTCAAGGCCTGCGAGGCGATGGGCAATGCCACGACTGTTTGCTCTGATAAAAACTGGGACACTTACCCAGAATAAAATGACGGTAGTTGCTGCAACAATTGGTAAAACAACCAGTTTCGGCAGTGCTGATTTGCCAATGGACAATTCCTTGTCCATCGAACGGAAAGCTCTCACTGTACCCAATATCCCAGACGCCGACTTCGTGAATGGACTAAGTCAACAAGTCAAGACTCTACTCATCCAGTCCAATGTGCTCAACTCAACGGCCTTCGAAGGTGACCAGGACGGCCAGAAGACATTCGTCGGTTCCAAGACTGAGGTTGCTTTACTTACCTATTGCCGAGATCATCTAGCAGCTAGGCCAATCCAAGAGATACGATCTTCTGCCAATATCGTGCAGACAGTACCTTTCGATAGCAAGAACAAGTACAGTGTTGTAATTGTCAAGCTACCCAATGGAAAGTATCGCGCATACGCACGCAAAGGGCGCGTCCGAGATACTGCTGGAACAGTGTAACAAGTGTCTCGGGAATGTGTCGGAAGGGGAAACGATGTCTGTTCCCCTGACTGAAGCGGATCGAGACATGATCAATATGATTATTAGCTCCTATGCCGGACAGACTCTACGAACCATCGAATCGTCATATCGCGACTTCGAATCCTGGCCACCTGAGGGAGCCGTCTCCCCGGAAAACCCGCTCCACGCAGATTTCAATGCTGTGCACCAAGGTATGACACTGATTGGAATCTACGGTATCAAAGACCCGCTGCGACCGACTGTAATCAGCGCTCTTGAGGATTGTCGCCGGGCTGGCGTCTTTGTAAGAATGGTAACTGGTGACAATATCCAAACGGCCTCTGCTATCGCCTCCGAATGTGGTATTTTCCGTCCTCACGAAGGTGGCATTACGATGAAAGGCCCCGAGTTTCGAAGACTTCCACCTGAAGAGCTCAAACAAAAGGTGAGATATCTCCAAGTCCTGGCCCGCTCAAGCCCGGAGGATAAACGGATCCTGGTCCGTACCCTTAAAAATCTCGGGGAAACAGTGGCAGTGACAGGCGATGGAACGAATGATGCGCCAGCTTTGAAGATGGCAGACATTGGATTCTCCATGGGCATTGCTGGAACAGAAGTGGCTAAGGAAGCATCGTCAAttatccttcttgatgacaaGTAAGTGAGCGGTTCGTATACTAGAGCAGGACACCACTGATGACTTGCAGTTTTGCTTCCATTGTCGAGGGGTTGATGTGGGGTCGTGCCGTTAATGATTCTGTCAAAAAGTTTCTTCAGGTGAGCTTGAATATACGGTAGCCGTGAAGCTTAGCTGATCGGATGATGGTAGTTCCAACTGACTGCCAACATTACAGCCGTGGTCTTGACATTTGTCTCAGCGGTTGCAAGCAGCAAGCAGGAATTTGTTCTCAACGCTGTCCAACTCCTTTGGGTCAATTTGATCATGGACACCTTTGCAGCTCTTACATTGGCCACAGACCCCCCTATGAGGAGTGTCCTTGACCGGAAGCCAGATCGAAATTCGGCACCGCTCATTAAGCTGAGAATGGCCAAGATGATCATAGGACAGGCTATTTGTCAACTTGCAATCACATTTGTGTTAAGTTTTGGTGgcaaagcagctcaagaCACTCGTCTTCAACACATTTGTCTGGTTGCAAATTTTCAACGAAATCAAGCATGTGATGAAGCTTTGATAAGTAATACTTCACTAACCGAAATCTTAGCAACCGTCGGCTAGATAACAAGCTAAAGGTCTTTGAAGGTCTCCATCGCAatgttttcttcatcataatcaacctcatcatgatTGGAGGCCAAGTCCTCATCATTTTCGTAGGTAGTGATGCCTTTGAGATTGTTCGCTTGAACGGTAAAGAATGGGGGCTATCAATCGGTCTAGGTGCCATCTCTGTTCCTTGGGGTGCACTAATTAGACTCTGTCCCGATGAGTGGATTGCTGCATGTCTCCCAGGCTTCCTTCGCAGAAGATGGATTTCGCGTCCCGCTGAAGATTTGACGATTGACAAATCGCTGGATTCTGAAGATGAATTTGTACGGCCACCACTTCGTGTCATGAGCTCCATCAGGGGTCCGCGAGTCCAGCAACATATTGGGTTCAGGTAGAGAGTCCGTAGACACAAAGAGGCGAAGGATAGGGTACAAGAGGAATTGCAGGGGAAGCCCGAAGCACCCAGAGCAGGGATGGATCAAGTTCAGGAAGGGCGGTGATTTGACTGCGTTCCAGTATCTCTGGCGACGGTTCCTGGCACATAGGAGTTGATACCATAGATACAGTCCCGTCTGAGCATTGGACCAAGCTAGTTGACTGAAGATAGAGCCTGTGCCGCGGAATTCATAGTGTGCTAATGTAGGAAAACGTTGAACGTTAACAAAAATAATCctccttaataattattaccATCGATGAAGTGAGAGAATGGTTGTTGAAAGTGAGTTTCGTCCTGATTAAAGCGGGGCTCGGGATATCTGGCTCAGCTGACCAATCACAGGCGAGGTAAAGCTGTTCCCGGAACTTCGCGAATTTCCTGGCCTGACAATCTCTAGAACCTCTACATCCTTCAACTGAAGCCTCACAATCGACCGCCGCCGACGTCCACCACCGACTCTTAGCCGTGTTACAGACGCTCAATTGCGCTCATCTATCAAAATGGTAAGATAGAGGCTACTCCAAGACTCCCCTTACCGACCGCAATGGCTAATCGCGCATCTTCACAGGCCCTCGCCAACACACTCTACAGGCAAGTAACGACGACGCCGACGACACGACAATCGATCACCCAAACTAATGCGAGATTCACTTTTCTGCAGGAGCCTCTTCTCCACCAACTACCTGATGCTCGCTACCGTTTTCACTGCTGGCTTTGCCTGGGAGATGTAAGGATTGCCCGCACACGACCTCGGACAACGGGGACACGACGCTGATTACGATACAGTGGCTTCAACAACGTTATGGACAAAGTTTGGGACAACAATAACCGAGGCGTACGTGCGATGAAGACCGCAAGTCGGCGAGAGGCAGATGCTAACGGGCTTGCAGCGACAATGGAAGGATATCCGACATAAGTTCCTCGAGGGcggcgatgaggatgaggaataAAGAGGTTGACAAGGACATGGACCTGATCATGGAGCAACGGACCGAGCGAGGCGAGGCATTGATTCTGGTGCCACTTCCCCCTGTATGAATTAGAAGAGGATTAGAGGCTTGATTACACACACAACATCTCGTTACCTATGTTGATGCATTGTTTCCATTTATTGATTGCTAGAACCGGTAATAGCCATAACCACCGGTAACCGTTTGTATGTTAACATATATAACATGAAAAAGCCAACGCACGTGTATGATCAGACTTTTACTGCTGATAAGAGTGAGGTGGTGACGGCAATTTGCTGCTTGTGAATGTGACTGTACGTACATCAAGAGCTCCAGTTGGAACTGCTTCGGCAATTCATCCATGGCATCCATTCTTACCTTATTACGTGTGTGGTGCAGTGGACTGTGCTGGATTGGCAGGTATTGCCCCTCGGTGACTACTAACCTAGGTGCACCAAAACCTCACTGTGATTCAGTCCCAGGATGCAAGGCAACAGCCACAGGTCGgtataggtaccttacctaggtagctaaACGCAACCCAGATATTTAAACTGTCATTATCAACTTGACAGCTTGAAAGTTAAGCAATCTGACATTGGCAACAGCCACGTTCACGGCCACTTTTGGATTTTGTGTCTTTTTACGGGGCTGTTACAGGTAAATCAGCTACTTTTCTACTTCTACACTGTTGAAATCGCTGACGTCTTTATCCACAGAGCAACTGTT
This region includes:
- the RPT4 gene encoding 26S proteasome subunit rpt4, producing MSAEDERQAALNSYRTKLMESREWEAKLKNLRLEIKDMQREFDKTEDNIKALQSVGQIIGEVLKQLDDERFIVKASSGPRYVVGCRSKVDKVKLKQGTRVALDMTTLTIMRMLPREVDPLVYNMSLEDPGQVSFAGIGGLNDQIRELREVIELPLKNPELFLRVGIKPPKGVLLYGPPGTGKTLLARAVASSLETNFLKVVSSAIVDKYIGESARLIREMFGYAKEHEPCIIFMDEIDAIGGRRFSEGTSADREIQRTLMELLNQLDGFDYLGKTKIIMATNRPDTLDPALLRAGRLDRKIEIPLPNEVGRLEILKIHSQSVVVDGDLDFESVVKMSDGLNGADLRNVVTEAGLFAIKDYRDSINQDDFNKAVRKVAESKKLEGKLEYQKL
- a CDS encoding hypothetical protein (EggNog:ENOG41), with protein sequence MPSQPSNAGIVTDESSGDREIPQSVRADGSTRKAIKIRPGYRPPEDVEVYKNRTAEAFRERGKKIGIPGATGLKEESSEQNSAASNKNAKRREARKKAKAAEGDAPATAEETKPEQVDPEVEREKKARNLKKKLKQAKDLKNKKEGGEALLPEQIAKVIKINELIRELDALGFDAEGEPKKAATDDEGEKKD